The nucleotide sequence CACCGGAGTCATCAAGCGGTGGAACTTCAAGGGGGGACGCGCGACACACGGCTCGATGTTCCATCGCGCCCCCGGCTCGATCGGCGCGTCGGCCTGGCCTTCCCGAGTCATCAAGAACATGAAGATGGCTGGTCACTACGGGAACGAAAGGGTGACGATTCTCAACCTGAAAGTGGTCGGCGTCCAGCTCGAGAAGAACCTGCTGCTGATCCGGGGCGCCGTGCCCGGGGCCAAGAACAGCCTCGTTTTCGTCCGGCATGCGGTAAAGAAAGGAAACACATGATGGCGACGCTGGAGCTGCTCGATAAGGAACGGCAGGTGAAGGGGACGGTGGAGCTGCCGGAAGACGTTTTCGGGGCCGAGGTGAAGACGCATCTCCTCCATCACGCCGTCGTCGCGCAGCTTGCGGCGCGACGTTCCGGGACGGCATCCACGAAAACCAGAAAAGACGTCTCCGGCGGCGGGAAGAAGCCGTTCCGGCAGAAGGGCACCGGGAGAGCCCGCATGGGAAGCACCCGCTCCCCGCTGCTGCGGGGTGGAGGCACCGTGTTCGGGCCCCATCCCCGGGGATATGCAATCAAGGTGAACCGGAAGGTGATGAAGGCGGCGCTGCGCTCCGCACTGAGCGCAAAGGCGAAGGAGAACAAGCTGCTGCTGGTGGACGACCTGGACCTCTCCGCCCCGAAAACGAAGGAGTTCCTCAAGGTGGCGACCGTCCTGGGGATTTCGGATGCGCTGCTGGTGGTCGACGGTCCCCCTGGCAACCTGGGCCTTGGAATCCGGAACCTGCGATCCTTCAAGGCGCTCCCCGTGTCCGCCATCAACGTCTATGACATCCTTTCGTACGACCAGCTGGTGTTCACCCGTTCCGCCCTCGAAAAAATCACGGAGGTGCTCGGGAAATGAATCCCTCCGATATCCTCAAGCGGCCGCTGATCACGGAAAAGGCGACCCTCCTCAAGGGGACCTCGAACGCCGTGTCCTTCGAAGTCGACCGCCGCGCGAAGAAAAAGCAGATCCGGGAGGCCGTGGAGAAGCTGTTCAAGGTGAAGGTCGAGGACGTCCGGACGATGAACGTGACCGGCAAGGTCAAGCGCCGCGGCCGCACCGTGGGGCTGCGACCGGGATGGAAGAAGGCCGTCGTCACCTTGAAGGCGGGCGACAAGATCGAGTTTTTCGAAGGCGTATGACGGACAGCCAGGGAAGGAGCCGATAGCCATGGGAATCAGGAAGTTCAAGCCGACCTCTCCCGGCGTCCGGGCCATGACGGTCCTAACCAACGAGGATCTCACCCCGAAGAAGCCGGAGCGGCAACTCGTCGAGAAGAAACAGAGCACGGGAGGCCGGAACAATCGGGGATCGATTACATGCCGGCATCATGGCGGCGGGCACAAGAGGAAGTACCGGATCGTCGATTTCCGGCGCGAAAAGAAGGACATCCCTGCAAAGGTGGCGGCGATCGAGTACGACCCGAACCGTTCCGCCCGCATCGCGCTCCTGCATTACGCCGACGGCGAAAAACGGTACATTCTCTGCCCGGCGGGGCTTTCCGTCGGCGACACCGTCGTCGCCGGCGCGAACGCCGACATCAAGCCGGGGAACGCGCTTCCGATCCGCAACATCCCCGTGGGAACCCACGTGCACAACGTGGAGCTGAAGATGGGGAAGGGCGGGCAGCTTGCGCGATCCGCCGGGAGCGTCGTCCAGATCCTGGCGAAGGAGGGGCAGTACGCCCACCTGCGGCTTGCGTCGGGGGAGGTCCGGCTCGTCTTCATGGATTGCATGGCCACCGTGGGGCAGGTCGGCAACCTCGACCACGAGCGGGTCTCCCTGGGCAAGGCCGGACGGAGCCGCTGGCTGGGCACGCGTCCGACCGTGCGCGGCGTAGCGATGAACCCCGTGGATCACCCCCTGGGGGGCGGAGAGGG is from Deltaproteobacteria bacterium RBG_16_64_85 and encodes:
- a CDS encoding 50S ribosomal protein L4; this encodes MATLELLDKERQVKGTVELPEDVFGAEVKTHLLHHAVVAQLAARRSGTASTKTRKDVSGGGKKPFRQKGTGRARMGSTRSPLLRGGGTVFGPHPRGYAIKVNRKVMKAALRSALSAKAKENKLLLVDDLDLSAPKTKEFLKVATVLGISDALLVVDGPPGNLGLGIRNLRSFKALPVSAINVYDILSYDQLVFTRSALEKITEVLGK
- a CDS encoding 50S ribosomal protein L23, translating into MNPSDILKRPLITEKATLLKGTSNAVSFEVDRRAKKKQIREAVEKLFKVKVEDVRTMNVTGKVKRRGRTVGLRPGWKKAVVTLKAGDKIEFFEGV
- a CDS encoding 50S ribosomal protein L2, which produces MGIRKFKPTSPGVRAMTVLTNEDLTPKKPERQLVEKKQSTGGRNNRGSITCRHHGGGHKRKYRIVDFRREKKDIPAKVAAIEYDPNRSARIALLHYADGEKRYILCPAGLSVGDTVVAGANADIKPGNALPIRNIPVGTHVHNVELKMGKGGQLARSAGSVVQILAKEGQYAHLRLASGEVRLVFMDCMATVGQVGNLDHERVSLGKAGRSRWLGTRPTVRGVAMNPVDHPLGGGEGKSSGGRHPCTPWGKPTKGYKTRKNPSTDRYIVKRRK